A window of the Acidovorax sp. YS12 genome harbors these coding sequences:
- the benE gene encoding benzoate/H(+) symporter BenE family transporter, translated as MRFFKDLSLSAFTAGFVAVLVGFTSSVAIVFQAAQAFGATPAQITSWMWALGLGMGLCSLVPSLLLRQPVMVAWSTPGAAVLATAGLAGGFSMAEAVGAFMVCALLITLAGATGWFERVMNRIPMEIASALLAGVLARFGLDAFAAAQTALPLVLVMLAAYLLARKRLPRYAVVVTLAAAVLFVALRGDMRWSAVRLELAMPVFTMPRFSLSALVSLALPLFVVTMASQNLPGVAVMRATGYQLPVSRLITMTGLATLVLAPFGAFALNFSAITAAICMGPEAHEDRGKRYTAAASCGLIYVVIGLFGAVITGLLTAFPRELVVAIAGLALLGTIGNGLAMALREEGHREAALITFLVTLSGVVVAGVGSAFWGVVAGSLALFVQQYGRDRAPNH; from the coding sequence ATGCGATTTTTCAAAGACCTGAGCCTCTCGGCCTTCACCGCCGGCTTCGTCGCCGTGCTGGTGGGCTTCACCAGTTCGGTGGCCATCGTGTTCCAGGCGGCGCAGGCTTTTGGCGCCACGCCGGCGCAGATCACCTCGTGGATGTGGGCCCTGGGGCTGGGCATGGGGCTGTGCTCGCTCGTGCCGTCGCTGCTGCTGCGCCAGCCGGTCATGGTGGCCTGGTCCACGCCCGGCGCTGCCGTGCTGGCGACGGCGGGGCTGGCCGGCGGCTTTTCCATGGCCGAAGCCGTGGGCGCCTTCATGGTGTGCGCGCTGCTCATCACGCTGGCGGGCGCCACCGGGTGGTTCGAGCGGGTGATGAACCGCATCCCCATGGAAATCGCCTCCGCGCTGCTGGCCGGCGTGCTGGCGCGCTTCGGGCTGGACGCCTTCGCCGCCGCGCAGACCGCGCTGCCGCTGGTGCTGGTGATGCTCGCGGCCTACCTGCTGGCGCGCAAGCGGTTGCCGCGCTATGCGGTCGTCGTCACGCTGGCCGCGGCCGTGCTTTTCGTCGCGCTGCGCGGGGACATGCGCTGGTCGGCGGTGCGCCTCGAGCTGGCCATGCCGGTCTTCACCATGCCGCGTTTCAGCCTCTCCGCCCTGGTGAGCCTGGCACTGCCCTTGTTCGTGGTCACCATGGCATCGCAGAACCTGCCGGGCGTGGCGGTGATGCGGGCCACGGGCTACCAGCTGCCGGTCTCGCGCCTCATCACCATGACCGGGCTGGCCACGCTGGTGCTGGCGCCGTTTGGCGCCTTCGCGCTGAATTTCAGCGCCATCACCGCCGCCATCTGCATGGGGCCCGAGGCGCATGAAGACCGCGGCAAGCGCTACACCGCGGCAGCTTCCTGCGGGCTGATCTATGTGGTGATCGGGCTGTTCGGCGCGGTCATCACCGGGCTGCTCACGGCCTTTCCGCGTGAGCTGGTCGTCGCCATCGCCGGCCTGGCGCTGCTGGGCACCATCGGCAACGGCCTGGCCATGGCGCTGCGCGAGGAGGGCCACCGGGAAGCCGCGCTCATCACCTTCCTTGTCACGCTCAGCGGCGTGGTGGTGGCGGGCGTGGGGTCGGCCTTCTGGGGCGTGGTCGCGGGCAGCCTGGCGCTGTTTGTGCAACAGTATGGGCGCGACCGCGCCCCCAACCATTGA
- a CDS encoding 16S rRNA (uracil(1498)-N(3))-methyltransferase, with translation MPRFHSPVPLACGAEIDLTEGAVRHVQVLRLQPGDAITLFDGGAQGPGGEFDATVLHMGRNSVRVRIDAHLALEREAARAVHLLAGITAGERMDWLVEKATELGVASITPVAAERSVLRLKGERADKKRAHWQAVAVAACEQCGRNRVPTVHAMATLAEALPALALAGPGQRLLLSLRPETRALREVAAPQGALWFLSGPEGGLSAAEEALALGQGFVPVTLGPRVLRAETAPLAALAALLV, from the coding sequence ATGCCCCGTTTCCACAGCCCCGTGCCGCTGGCTTGCGGCGCCGAAATCGACCTGACCGAGGGCGCCGTGCGCCACGTGCAGGTGCTGCGCCTGCAGCCGGGCGACGCCATCACCCTGTTCGATGGCGGCGCGCAGGGCCCGGGCGGGGAGTTCGACGCCACGGTGCTGCACATGGGCCGCAACAGCGTGCGCGTGCGCATCGACGCCCATCTGGCGCTGGAGCGCGAGGCCGCCCGCGCCGTGCACCTGCTGGCCGGCATCACGGCGGGTGAGCGCATGGACTGGCTGGTCGAGAAAGCCACCGAGCTGGGCGTGGCCAGCATCACGCCAGTGGCGGCCGAGCGCAGCGTGCTGCGCCTCAAGGGCGAGCGCGCCGACAAGAAGCGCGCCCATTGGCAGGCCGTGGCCGTGGCGGCCTGCGAGCAGTGCGGGCGCAACCGCGTGCCCACGGTGCACGCCATGGCCACGCTGGCCGAGGCGCTGCCCGCCCTGGCGCTGGCGGGCCCCGGCCAGCGCTTGCTGCTGTCGCTGCGCCCCGAAACCCGGGCGCTGCGCGAGGTGGCCGCGCCGCAGGGCGCGCTGTGGTTCCTCTCGGGGCCTGAAGGCGGGCTCAGCGCGGCCGAGGAGGCGCTGGCCTTGGGCCAGGGCTTCGTCCCCGTCACCCTGGGGCCGCGCGTGCTGCGTGCCGAGACGGCGCCGCTGGCTGCCCTGGCGGCCTTGCTGGTTTGA
- a CDS encoding phosphotransferase: MSAPLPSPSSAPSPSLWPDAPRQAAFGAWIAPLAAAHGLRLETLRPASADASFRRYLRLDTSAGASLVVMDAPPDKENCRPFVQVQALMRQAGLRVPEILAWDEAQGFMLLSDLGTQTVIEVLDPGQPQAALDWYRQAVDGLLDWQQASRPGVLPPYDEALLRRELQLFPDWYVARHRGVVLDAAQQATLAQAFDRIVAHSLAAPSVFVHRDFMMRNLMVPPAGAPLGVLDFQDAVYGPITYDIASLLRDAFISWEEDFVIDVTVRYWEKARRAGLLGARSASGWGDDFGAFYRAVEWMGLQRHLKVAGIFARLTLRDGKPRYLADAPRFIAYIRATATRYRELAPLLRLVDQIEGTSAPVGYAFGRM; this comes from the coding sequence ATGAGCGCCCCCCTTCCCTCCCCGTCCTCCGCCCCATCCCCTTCCCTTTGGCCCGATGCGCCGCGCCAGGCCGCCTTCGGCGCCTGGATCGCCCCGCTGGCTGCGGCCCATGGCCTGCGCCTTGAAACCCTGCGGCCGGCATCGGCCGACGCGAGTTTCCGCCGCTACCTGCGCCTGGACACCAGCGCCGGCGCCAGCCTGGTGGTGATGGACGCGCCGCCCGACAAGGAGAATTGCCGCCCCTTCGTACAGGTGCAGGCGCTGATGCGGCAGGCGGGCCTGCGGGTGCCCGAGATCCTGGCCTGGGACGAGGCGCAGGGCTTCATGCTGCTGTCCGACCTGGGCACGCAAACGGTGATCGAGGTGCTGGACCCTGGCCAGCCCCAGGCCGCGCTGGATTGGTACCGCCAGGCGGTGGATGGGCTGCTGGACTGGCAGCAGGCCTCGCGCCCCGGCGTGCTGCCGCCGTATGACGAGGCGCTGCTGCGGCGCGAGCTGCAGCTCTTCCCGGACTGGTACGTGGCCCGGCACCGCGGCGTGGTGCTGGACGCTGCGCAGCAGGCCACGCTGGCCCAGGCCTTCGACCGCATCGTGGCGCACAGCCTGGCCGCGCCCAGCGTGTTCGTGCACCGCGACTTCATGATGCGCAACCTCATGGTGCCGCCCGCGGGGGCGCCGCTGGGTGTGCTCGACTTCCAGGACGCGGTGTACGGCCCCATCACCTACGACATCGCCAGCTTGCTGCGCGACGCCTTCATCAGCTGGGAGGAAGACTTCGTCATCGACGTCACCGTGCGCTACTGGGAGAAGGCGCGCCGCGCGGGCTTGCTGGGCGCGCGCAGCGCCTCGGGCTGGGGCGACGACTTCGGCGCGTTCTACCGCGCCGTCGAGTGGATGGGGCTGCAGCGCCACCTGAAGGTGGCGGGCATCTTCGCGCGGCTGACGCTGCGCGACGGCAAGCCCAGGTACCTGGCGGATGCGCCGCGCTTCATCGCCTACATCCGCGCCACGGCCACGCGCTACCGCGAGCTGGCGCCCTTGCTGCGCCTGGTTGACCAGATCGAAGGTACCAGCGCCCCCGTGGGCTACGCTTTCGGGCGAATGTGA